In Chloroflexota bacterium, the genomic stretch CATCCGGGTGAACACGATGTGCCAGAGCGCTGAGTTGGCCTGGCGGTCCCCGCCGCGGTTGAGCCGATGGCGGTGCTGCTTGCCGCTCGAGGCATCGAGGGGAGACACCCCGCAGAGCTTGGCGAAGGTGGCCTCGGTCTTCAGGCGCTCGGGGTTGTCGCCGGCGGCCACCAGGAGGGCGGACGCCACGTCAGTCCCCACGCCGTCGACTGCATTGAGATCTGGTGCGGTTTCGGCGACGAGGGTCTTGAGCACCCGGTCGATCTCTTTGACCTCTTCTTCGAGGGAAAGGGCCCGGCGTGCCAGCGTGCGCAAGGTGAGCTTGGTCACCGTCGTCACGTCGGTCCGTCCGGTGTGGCGATAGGCACTGGCCACGGTGAGCACCTTGTAGATGGAGAGGTCCCGCAGTTCGGCCCGGAGTTCCTCGGGAGCGGTCGAGACGAGGCTGCGCATCTGGTTGATGGCCTGGGTCCGACTGCGCCTGGCCGAGCTGCGGGCCACCCGCAGCACCCGCATGGCCTCGACGTTTCCGTCCCTGGTCTTGGCCGACCCAGTGGCGTCGCCGCCTTGGGCGGCCCGGGCCGCAGCCACCGCGTCGTGAGGGTCCGACTTTCCCGTGCGCCGGCGGCGCTGGCGGTTGGGCCGGTCCACCTCGACGACGGCGACCTGGTGGCCCAAGAGGTGACGGGTGAGCCCCGCCCCGTAACTCCCGGTCCCTTCGACGCCGACGAGCTCAAGGGTCCCGAA encodes the following:
- a CDS encoding IS110 family transposase; the protein is MTGGVDTHLDVHVAAALDERGAQLGVESFAATAAGYSELLRWLEGFGTLELVGVEGTGSYGAGLTRHLLGHQVAVVEVDRPNRQRRRRTGKSDPHDAVAAARAAQGGDATGSAKTRDGNVEAMRVLRVARSSARRSRTQAINQMRSLVSTAPEELRAELRDLSIYKVLTVASAYRHTGRTDVTTVTKLTLRTLARRALSLEEEVKEIDRVLKTLVAETAPDLNAVDGVGTDVASALLVAAGDNPERLKTEATFAKLCGVSPLDASSGKQHRHRLNRGGDRQANSALWHIVFTRMVNDPRTKHYIERRMKEGRTKKEAIRCLKRYVAREVFAQLPRSALALDNP